Genomic window (Musa acuminata AAA Group cultivar baxijiao chromosome BXJ1-9, Cavendish_Baxijiao_AAA, whole genome shotgun sequence):
GTCAGGTATCAGACTAACAAGAGCTGCAGGATATATAGATTTAGGATCAATGATCCAAAAAATCCATCATCTGAAAACTTCAGTCCTAAAATGAGGAAACACCCGAAAATTAACACCACCTCCGTACGAGGTAATAACAATGACCAAGACAAAGGAAGAATCAGATAATCATAAAATGCAGCTTGAGATGGTCGAAACTTAAACAAAACACACCTGATGACATAAGATACTTCAAGATGGTCCATgtcaatgtgtgtgtgtgtgtacatgcaCCAAAGTAGCTTAACAAGTTCAAAACATAGATATACTAACCAATTAGCCATAACGTACACGAGTAACAAATCACAAGCAGACATTATTCACAACCTAGTTCTGAAAACCAATCAGATCAATATGTACCATATGATCTTTACCCATCtgattaaaaaaagataataCTACATGTAGTTTCTTATCAATTggtgtttatttttttattatttttcagtaATAACAGGCGGTGGGAGTCCATATACCACACTATCTACCAGTTTCAGAACTGGTATCGAATGAGTTGATTCAAAACACAATGTCTTAAAATAAATTCTTCATTCTTTCTAAAAAGAGCTTGTAACTTTATGTTTAGAAAGCAAGTATGACATACCTTATGGATGAAGGGTACGTGCAGGATCCATAACCTGAAGCAAAGTTTaacaagaaaaatcaatttaACATATCATCCTTTAAATGCCCAATTTTCATCTCAAACCACTGTTACCAATTCCTACAAGAAGAACCCCTAcagtaaaaaaaaattcagacAATAATCATATGAAGTCATATGAGAAATACAAATATTTCTAAAGTTCTTTTTACTATTTTTCTTGGAAAATCAATAAATACATATTGAGTCTCCAGAATTGAGAATACAATGTATATAACTCTACATGTTTGTTGAAAATTGAATATATCCTACATATCCTTTTAGGAAAATATAAAACTTCGACAtggttttttttcttaattttcacaTATATTATTTGCTTACAAAAATTTGCAGGGTTGTAATTCCTGTTTATTTTTTTCCCCGGAGGTGAAGACTACGGACAGGGGAATCTACAAACTCGCCATAGTGTGCATCTGAAGAATTCCGACGGCAGTAGTCAATTTCAGGCATACACTCCATCCATCACCGCGGCAGAAataaggagaaggagagagatagagggagagatagagagagagcacTGACTGGGGTTCGAGATGGTGATGGTGGCGGTGCCATGGAAGTCGCAGGCGGCGGGGTTGGCGTTGGAGCGCTGGTAGTAGCTGTTGAAGGCGTAGGAGGCGTGGGAGGGCAGCGTGTTGGGGAGGTAGCAGAGGCCGTTGGGCTGCACCGGCGAGCAGTCCACGACCCCGGACCCGCACACTTGGTCCATCGCCGCCTCCAGCGCCATCGCCCCCGCCTCACTCCGCGCGACGCACCACGTCACCTCCTTCTCCGACCCTCTAATcatccccaccaccaccaccaccaccacaactaCCGCCGTCGCCACCACCTCCGCCTGTCCCCTCATCGCAACGTCGAAAAGAGAGAACGAATATTGGTGACTAGGGAAGTCCGGCAGCGATGCGGGAATATAACAGATAGTGAGCGCGCTtcacttttctttctcttctcctctacGGGAATCGTCCACCGTTGGATATGTGCATTCTGGAATCAGACGGTAGACGAAGCCAGTAAAAGAAAGACAGTTGCCTGTCTTTTGATTGGATATAAAAAGCATATGAACTCTAATTGCTCTAACTGTGACGAAGTTACTTAAATACCCTCCGGTTTTTGGATACGTGGGCTTATGATGAGGGTAATCTTGGGATGCGAAGGACTGGGGGTTTGAGCGGGAACAGTTAGTTAGTTATCAAGAACTATGCATATATAAATGTACCTCGTTACGTATAAACATATTTTGGATGCAACAAATAAACTGTTATGAACAATATATAACATAACGTCAAAGAGATGTGGTAAAAAGGGATAATTTAAGATGGAGAAATTAAAAGAAGCCAGAAAAAGATCACTCTGCGAATGCAAAAGTGGGGACGAAGCCATACCAGGAGGAAGCGAATAAAACATCCAATGTGACGGGGCATTTCACATTCCCCACGATGGCACATAACTGAAGCTTATGAGATGAGGCGTATTTAAATAGGGCAATTCTTGTTTGCCACCAAGTGGATACATCTTCGGGTGAAAAATTTTCAGCTGACAACAAAAGGACTGTACATCTCCAGCCATGGAAGCTGGATGTTACGGACTTATCCAGGGTAGCTGAATGAGAAAAAAAGGAGCCTGCAAATGCTTGTTCAGGAACCGGCTACGACTCTGCCTCTTCATTCTCATCCCCAGCAGCTGTGTGCCGAGATTCCGATATCGATATCCGTCTTGATGCTCCTGAGCTGCCATTTGCGGTCCCTTGGGATGGTGGTGGTGCCAGAGTAGGAGGCTCCAATGAGGATCCCAGTAGGTGCCAAGCGGTTGGAACTCCGGTGGCGGAGGATGCTGAAACACCATATGCAAAAGTACCCATGGGATGGTCGAACTTGCAGTTAGGACCAAATTTGCAGATCCCATAGCGAGAATAAAAAACACATACGGGCTCTCCCTGTTAAAATTATAGACATCTTCAGCAGTCATCCATATACTATAGAAGGGaaaaaaatattgaaattatAATATAGAGCAAAAGTATCCTAATAGAAATGTGCCATATGTCCATAGAAATCTCTCAAGCTCTTGATATATTTGTGTATATGGTGCCTAAAAGACCGGGTTTAATTTTATGGCTAAGGTAACTAGGGAAATAATAGTTGAAATTTGATCTTATGCTCCATGAAATGAGAGATCAGATTGTGAACCAGTATTTCTGATATTCTACTTCTAAAGTTCTAATGCTTATCCATTATTCTCTAAAATAAAGTTTCAACAGTTTTGACTCGATTTTTCAAACAGCCACATCTAATGGCTTCAACAAAGCTCCACTGGGTCCACTCAAGATCTAAAGAACTAGATTACCCCTTTGATCCCTTGGAATAATATACTAGAAATCTTATAAATCAAGTGAAAATTTTAATGGGAGATACATAAATCTTTCAAGTACAAAGAAGGATAAATCTTCAGTGCAATGAGTACTTCAGAGATTGACTAAAAAGAGAAATTTAAAAAGAGAGATAAAAGGTACTAAAAGAATAAAGTATTGCCCTTTTGTAGcactaaaattaaaatatgatgaaGTAATTAATATGAAATCTGTGAATATTTTTATCAAGCATTTGACAGATTGTTAAAAGTTTACCTATGCATTAGTGAAAAGAAAATTTCACGAGGCTGGAAAGCAACATGAACATATGGCATAATAGTAAATTACCTTGTTCATTTTATTTCATCATGCTAAGTTTCAAGTGGAGGGACAACCGAATTTTAGCTCCAACCATTGAAGGTTAAGTTTACGGCTGTATATAAGACAAGAAATTCCAAAACAAGAGGAAAGAGGAAATCTGAGGTAACCATGTTCTCCTTGGACCATTTAAGTATAAAGTTGCCCTTTAATATCTCTGATTTCAAGAAAAATCTGCCTAGCGTGCATGTTTAAACCATGTAGCATGCAGAATAAAGTTTCATTAACACTAGTCATTGTATACAAAAGAAATCATTTGTGTGGTCTGCAGTAGACATCACATTTAAGCATTTTTTCACAGAGCTCTTCATTTTCTTCTACGCTAGAAAGAAATAGGTAGTCATGGTTAAATAGGCAGTAGCTCCATTTCTAATATAACTCAAGTTTGATCTTCTCTGTGTTTAGTCTAGCTTGAAAATCCTCTTGTTGGTATTCCTATTTCTCTCTCCTGATAAAGTCAACCTAGTCACTTCTTTCCTTTCAACTTGCAAAATTTTCCCATGAGAATGTTTTCATACTGACAGGGTGCATATATTAAAAACCATCTCCATAAATCGACCCTTGACACTGAGGCCATGATGGAGCAATCTTAATATGGCATCACCAGCTGCCATCAAAGGTTGGTCCAACATAGCATGCTATACTAAATTAGGAAAATACAATCAATACAACAGCCTTCAGTAGACCAATCAACTTATGATAACAATCCATATCAATAGTTGCAATGATGCAactcaaaaaaataaattaaatttcttATGTGGTGTCAGAGAGGTTACAAATCACTAATGCATTTAAGAAGCTGGAATAAAAATTTAATAACTCATCTTGGTCATTAATACCCTCTATCTTCTGACAAGAGCCCCTTGGAGCCATAAAAAAAGCACTGTCCTcagcaatttgaattcatcctacTTTGTGTGaatacctttttttttcattgtttttAGCTGGTAGAATTTCTTCTCAACGGTGTATTCTCTCAAAAACTTCTGGTGCTTGTCCGATGAAAAATGATAGTATGCTAAAAAGGTGACTGCATAACATAATGCTTTAGAGTTTACAGGTACACATTGTCCTTGATCGAGATTGATATCTAAAGATCAGAATAATCAACACAGAAAATTCTTTCAACATAGTTAATAAAGAAGTTCTAAAGATTTGCTAATTTATCAAACATAACCACTCAGTGTTAGAAAAGTAAATTCAATAGAGGACCAAAGTGGTGTAAGGTGCAAAGCTGATCCTAAACATGAATGGATTATTGATCAAAAGAGATTCAATGAAGAAACTTACTGGACGTAATGGAAGGCCCAATGGACTTAAGACACAATTTGGAACTGGAACTAGTCTCTCCTTGGGGTGATGGAACTTGCAGACGGCACCAAACTTACAGTCTCCAGTCTTCATGTAGAACTGGCATTCAGGTTGGCCAGGCCTCTCCGGAAATATGTTCTCTCCTGGGACTGCATACAGTCCCATAGGAGCAGAACCTGGCCGGTAAGATGGAAATTTCCCTTGAGCTCCAATGCTTGTCTCACCTTGCTGTGAGGGACCATAAAACTGAGCAGTTCCTGTTGTTCGCTGACTTTCCGGAGATGAACCCAGCTGTCCCTGCAAGGACATCAATCAATAATCATGATAGAAATGATAATAGCTTAATATACCTCTCTCATACAAAAAGTTATAATAAATCagaatattaagaaaatattgaTGTGAGGTTTTCAGGGATGTCCATTCTTCCAAGCACAACTAGCAATCACGACATATCCAAAATTAATCAGAACTAAAATCATAAGTTAGAAAGGAAACATTTTTTTCTATTAATTCTGTGTACCCCCATCTTGCAGTATTAGCAAAAGTATTTTCACAACTTAATTACTGTATTGCAGGGGAACAGGATATAAAGAGCCAGACAAAAATAGTGCTAAATGCAGTCgatatatgtcttaccaaaagagTGGAATCTCAAATATGCTGAGCACAACTAAATATTAAACATGGTGAAATCAACACCTTCTGACCCTCCAAAGATAAGTTGATCTATAGATAGAGCAAGAAAAAGTATATTCATAAGACAATAAAACATATGGTAGAAAAGAATGAAAACAAATCAATTCTGAACCTAATACATGCAAATCAAATCTCTTTCATTTGTGCCAGGTGGTACATACCACTCTGAGCCTAGACCAGTAAGCAGACTGCCCTATTCTCAGTGAAAATACAAATtttcatggtttcaatcaaaaggaCTCATTAAACCACGCACCTAAATCAAGAACTGAACTGGTCTGCTGGTTTGTGATGCAACAGTCCTTTAATGCTTGGATGTTGATTGAagggacccaaaaacttcaaccCCAGAGCAACATGAATGACCAGAAGAGGAAAAAAGGGTAAGACAGACTCTTTTAAGTTCTATCACATTGAAACATCCTCTAGCAGCTGTACATTGTGACAGAAATTCAatagttttccttttctttttgggttTTTTTAATATTCTTAGTAAATGATTCTAGGGTTTTTCGCTTTCAATGTGCTGCCAGCACACATCTGTCATGCCATGTGTTGACAATGAACCCTACTGGTACCTTTATGATCTGAGTAGAGAGTACTATGGCATTGGCACTTGAGAAGGCAATCCTTATTATGAAATATGAGTTGATAACATTCTTGGTTGTGCATTTTCTCTCTTCCATTTTCCAAAGAACAAATCTCCAGTACAGGAGGTTCATAAAAACACTTCATGGTCGTAAATGATACGACCTAGCACAAGAACAACACTAAAGGAGGAGACAAATCTCCTTTAAAATCATGTAAGGTTCATACCAAAAGATAATAACAGTAAGCTCAATGAACTTGTCCTTGTGTATTTATTCATATTCATATGAATCTCATATTGTATAAATTTGCAGAAAGAAAAGATTTCAAATTAACATCAAAATCCACATAAAAAGCAATATGCAAGGACTTATACCCTAAATAATCAGATCAAAAtctaaagtttttttttattttgaacaactgCAACTTAAAATTAATATAGGCAAAAATAAAGTACAAGACTTACAGAGTAAGAAGTCCAGCCAGGTACTTGGACCACACCCTGAGGAAGAATCAACTGAGCGTAACTTGAAGAAGCTTGCCATCGAGGGCTAGGAATAAAAGAAGATCTTGATAAGGTCCAGTTTGTCATCTCCGCAGGATAAGTTTGCTGACCAGGAGTTGTTGGGGAATGTACAGCAGGATAAACAGGAGAACCACGTAGAGCAACTACTGCATTAGACGGCTGTGGATGGTGAAATTTACATGTACTCCCGAACTTACACTCTCCGGTTCTTATATAATATGCACAATCCTTCTCATTCTATGATTCAAAATTGTAAACTATCATGCAATGGTCCAATTAACAAACAAGCaaacaaaaaagagagaaaaaaatgaaagagCAAAAATACCAAAAAAAGCTGATGTATAGTTAATATTTAATCATACTCTAACTTGGTGCTAAGTGCTAACAAATCCTATTATACCAGAAAAAAGGAAAACCAGATAAAGCACAAACCAGTCGCAATGGGTAGCCTAAAATATTTAACTGAACTCGTCCAGCAATTCCAGCCTTCTCTTTGGGGTGATGGAACTTGCATATAGCTCCAAATTTGCATGTTCCTGTCTTCAAATAGTACTGAAAAAGAGTAGAAAGAAAATGTTACAAGGACATTAAGCCCTAATACGATGGAACAATCAAAGAAACTCAAATTTCCCTCTCATTAACATGGTACAAAAACAAAGAAGGTTAACATAAAAGAGTTCTTTTCTTTTTAGCGAAAAAGTCCACCGTCAACCCATCAACTTCATTCAATAAGAAAGTGAAAGAAGCTTACAAAAAATCACATCATAGCAAAcaataaataaatgatgaataataGCAGAAGGTAAGACAACTACAAGTCCCAAACAGATCTCGGAAACACCAGCAGTAACAGGTTCCATTCAACAGATGACGTAATTCAGGCTTCAACTTACTTCTTAAAAAAATAAGTTTCTTTGATGTTATTTACTTGACACTGACCAAACAACAAATTACCTATGTTTTTGTACTATGACAAATCATGAGTATTAGAATTCCAACTTTACACTTTAGGTGGTTTCACAAGGATTTCATAAGGAAAGACGAGATAATTCAATCTAGAAATAAATGGGAGAGGACCCCCAAAGAAAACTTGGTCTATATAGTGAGGATCCAGCATCCCTTGATTAACTGAAGATGTTGATTGTAAAAGAACTAAATATCTAAAAAGATACATGTGGCTGACTCCAAATAGGAAGTAATAAAGGCAGTAGATGTATACAAATGCAACTTCCTAGTAAATGCCttgtgaaaagagaaaaaaaaacaattataagGCATCCAAATAATAAACACTTTGTAATTCAGAAGCTACAAGGAACAAGACAATGCAAAAATAAAGACATATAATGAATCCATATTTTTTTGACCCAAAATTTAAATACACTACATCTAATCAAAGTAGAAACTAATTTCATATTAGTCAATAtaaacaaggaaaaaaaatacaacttAATACCAATCACTGATTTTTGATACTATACTTCACTTACACTAtgtacataaaatattttttaaaaaaagaactCTCAATGTTATAAACAAAGAGTCACCTGACATTCAGGTTGGCCAACTCGTTCAGGGTACCCTCCCCTGAttcttgcagcagcagcagcaacagcctgAGATATGACAGGATCTAATTAAAATCATCAAGTCTGCTAGAACTTTATTAAGTAGGAGCATTAATAAAACATGAAAGTAGAAAGGAAACAACAAAATGAAAAAAGGTTTTTTAAAGGAATTGTGAATTAACCACGAATAATTGCCCAAATAATCCAGACAACTTAAAGAATTTTAATCACAAAACACACAGATATGCAGCAACCCTTCTAGGTGTAAGAAGTCAAAGTGCAGAAGATCCAAGGAAAATACTAGATTTAAAATCATCTACTGCTAGAGGAACTGGCAACAACTAAAAATGACGGTAATGCACAAAGGTTCACCAATCATCAATCAGTCCAATATTGGTTACATAAACAAGGGAGGCAACTATTGCTTCTTAGTGTTTCTCAATAAGAACAGAAGGGGAGAAAAAACAAAGTCAAACTGTGGATCTAAGCATCGGCTTTTCAATAGCAAGTATCATGCTACCCAGTATGGATTATTAAATGTTGTATTACACGTATTGCCTAGCCGGCGGCACTTACCACACCAGCCACcattaaggcaatcattgatctTGTTCTCCTGCATACTGGTAGTACTGCGATTCAGTTGCTGCAACCATTATAACAATTAATGATTATGCTCATCAACTTTCCTCTTAAGACTAAAATTGACTTCTCTCAATGCACACTGTTTATACTATAGTTAATCTAGAAAATGCCAAACTTCTAATGTTAATTGGAAAAGGTCAGGATGCCATGATAGATATTATAACTAGAGTTTGCACACATCTAACCTCTTGTGATCAATGCATCTTGACATGAAACTCTCATCAGAGGCGTGCCTGAGATTTTCGATTAAAATCTAAAATCCACAATATAAGCTCGTATAAAGTTGACATGTAGCATTAATTATGAGTTCTCCTATGGCTTAAATAACAAT
Coding sequences:
- the LOC135582247 gene encoding major pollen allergen Ole e 10-like isoform X2, with protein sequence MRGQAEVVATAVVVVVVVVVGMIRGSEKEVTWCVARSEAGAMALEAAMDQVCGSGVVDCSPVQPNGLCYLPNTLPSHASYAFNSYYQRSNANPAACDFHGTATITISNPSYGSCTYPSSISRRLNKYTKRRWW
- the LOC135582247 gene encoding PLASMODESMATA CALLOSE-BINDING PROTEIN 3-like isoform X1, which produces MRGQAEVVATAVVVVVVVVVGMIRGSEKEVTWCVARSEAGAMALEAAMDQVCGSGVVDCSPVQPNGLCYLPNTLPSHASYAFNSYYQRSNANPAACDFHGTATITISNPSYGSCTYPSSISTAGGLISTPNAGGGDDVGDGGRLNPPVVGSTVPAIDMAVASHLCRPLLLVMCLCFVSLLF
- the LOC103997150 gene encoding zinc finger CCCH domain-containing protein ZFN-like isoform X1, whose protein sequence is MSTCDGKFCEGSVSVTVTVSFAGPLTRSLDRAGVKRERKGEIEWLAVIPLLVCGEESVSPPPPPLRPLDLAATLPGLCATLLRLVPGLFGDRRCRSLRWISGGNGRSCGDDLVMAGDGWSTRAPARTVTEGPSLSSQPGTDEEAMWKRMRESDSMETGPYPERPGEPDCAYYIRTGLCRFGRTCKFNHPPNRMLAVAAAAARIRGGYPERVGQPECQYYLKTGTCKFGAICKFHHPKEKAGIAGRVQLNILGYPLRLNEKDCAYYIRTGECKFGSTCKFHHPQPSNAVVALRGSPVYPAVHSPTTPGQQTYPAEMTNWTLSRSSFIPSPRWQASSSYAQLILPQGVVQVPGWTSYSGQLGSSPESQRTTGTAQFYGPSQQGETSIGAQGKFPSYRPGSAPMGLYAVPGENIFPERPGQPECQFYMKTGDCKFGAVCKFHHPKERLVPVPNCVLSPLGLPLRPGEPVCVFYSRYGICKFGPNCKFDHPMGTFAYGVSASSATGVPTAWHLLGSSLEPPTLAPPPSQGTANGSSGASRRISISESRHTAAGDENEEAES
- the LOC103997150 gene encoding zinc finger CCCH domain-containing protein ZFN-like isoform X2 is translated as MSTCDGKFCEGSVSVTVTVSFAGPLTRSLDRAGVKRERKGEIEWLAVIPLLVCGEESVSPPPPPLRPLDLAATLPGLCATLLRLVPGLFGDRRCRSLRWISGGNGRSCGDDLVMAGDGWSTRAPARTVTEGPSLSSQPGTDEEAMWKRMRESDSMETGPYPERPGEPDCAYYIRTGLCRFGRTCKFNHPPNRMLAVAAAAARIRGGYPERVGQPECQYYLKTGTCKFGAICKFHHPKEKAGIAGRVQLNILGYPLRLNEKDCAYYIRTGECKFGSTCKFHHPQPSNAVVALRGSPVYPAVHSPTTPGQQTYPAEMTNWTLSRSSFIPSPRWQASSSYAQLILPQGVVQVPGWTSYSLGSSPESQRTTGTAQFYGPSQQGETSIGAQGKFPSYRPGSAPMGLYAVPGENIFPERPGQPECQFYMKTGDCKFGAVCKFHHPKERLVPVPNCVLSPLGLPLRPGEPVCVFYSRYGICKFGPNCKFDHPMGTFAYGVSASSATGVPTAWHLLGSSLEPPTLAPPPSQGTANGSSGASRRISISESRHTAAGDENEEAES
- the LOC103997150 gene encoding zinc finger CCCH domain-containing protein ZFN-like isoform X3, which translates into the protein MSTCDGKFCEGSVSVTVTVSFAGPLTRSLDRAGVKRERKGEIEWLAVIPLLVCGEESVSPPPPPLRPLDLAATLPGLCATLLRLVPGLFGDRRCRSLRWISGGNGRSCGDDLVMAGDGWSTRAPARTVTEGPSLSSQPGTDEEAMWKRMRESDSMETGPYPERPGEPDCAYYIRTGLCRFGRTCKFNHPPNRMLAVAAAAARIRGGYPERVGQPECQYYLKTGTCKFGAICKFHHPKEKAGIAGRVQLNILGYPLRLPSNAVVALRGSPVYPAVHSPTTPGQQTYPAEMTNWTLSRSSFIPSPRWQASSSYAQLILPQGVVQVPGWTSYSGQLGSSPESQRTTGTAQFYGPSQQGETSIGAQGKFPSYRPGSAPMGLYAVPGENIFPERPGQPECQFYMKTGDCKFGAVCKFHHPKERLVPVPNCVLSPLGLPLRPGEPVCVFYSRYGICKFGPNCKFDHPMGTFAYGVSASSATGVPTAWHLLGSSLEPPTLAPPPSQGTANGSSGASRRISISESRHTAAGDENEEAES
- the LOC103997150 gene encoding zinc finger CCCH domain-containing protein ZFN-like isoform X4; amino-acid sequence: MSTCDGKFCEGSVSVTVTVSFAGPLTRSLDRAGVKRERKGEIEWLAVIPLLVCGEESVSPPPPPLRPLDLAATLPGLCATLLRLVPGLFGDRRCRSLRWISGGNGRSCGDDLVMAGDGWSTRAPARTVTEGPSLSSQPGTDEEAMWKRMRESDSMETGPYPERPGEPDCAYYIRTGLCRFGRTCKFNHPPNRMLAVAAAAARIRGGYPERVGQPECQYYLKTGTCKFGAICKFHHPKEKAGIAGRVQLNILGYPLRLQTYPAEMTNWTLSRSSFIPSPRWQASSSYAQLILPQGVVQVPGWTSYSGQLGSSPESQRTTGTAQFYGPSQQGETSIGAQGKFPSYRPGSAPMGLYAVPGENIFPERPGQPECQFYMKTGDCKFGAVCKFHHPKERLVPVPNCVLSPLGLPLRPGEPVCVFYSRYGICKFGPNCKFDHPMGTFAYGVSASSATGVPTAWHLLGSSLEPPTLAPPPSQGTANGSSGASRRISISESRHTAAGDENEEAES